In Pedobacter heparinus DSM 2366, the following are encoded in one genomic region:
- a CDS encoding Gfo/Idh/MocA family oxidoreductase, giving the protein MKPNQPNSRRDFIKKTAVGVAAFTIVPRYVLGGQGFIAPSDKLTKAVIGVGSMGRNHFAYDGTQVVAICDVDKRHIAKALPMLDKGVKTFSDYRELIKLPEVDIVHIATPPHWHGIMAVDAANAGKDIWCEKPMTHTIGEGKRVMEAVQQNGRIFRLNTWFRFKDNFYGLGTTVKPVKKLVDSGLLGWPLKVTVSRHTGYDWKFFWVGKDNLPPEPVPAELDYNAWLGPAPYKPYSTHRVHQTFRGYWDYDGGGLSDMGQHYIDPIQYFLGKDDTSPVSVEIDAPQQHPDAVGTWRKITYTYADGCQIVLDGEAKDANVAYIEGPKGKLYPGFKSDIPDLERKLAAFPDPAPQMTDFSEAVRTRQQFALNEQNGHRSCNIINIGLAALRLGRNLKFDPIKQEFIDDEGANRLINPVMRAPFTI; this is encoded by the coding sequence ATGAAACCTAACCAACCAAACTCACGAAGAGATTTTATTAAAAAGACTGCGGTAGGAGTGGCCGCATTTACCATTGTTCCTCGTTACGTTCTAGGCGGACAGGGTTTTATTGCCCCAAGTGACAAGCTGACCAAGGCCGTTATAGGTGTTGGCAGCATGGGTCGTAACCATTTTGCCTATGATGGTACACAGGTAGTGGCCATCTGCGATGTAGATAAACGACATATTGCCAAAGCATTGCCTATGTTGGATAAAGGTGTAAAAACCTTTAGTGATTACCGTGAACTGATCAAGCTGCCGGAAGTGGATATTGTACACATCGCAACTCCGCCACACTGGCATGGTATTATGGCCGTTGATGCTGCAAATGCAGGTAAAGATATCTGGTGTGAAAAGCCAATGACGCATACCATCGGCGAGGGAAAAAGGGTAATGGAGGCGGTACAACAAAACGGGCGGATCTTCCGTCTGAATACCTGGTTCCGTTTTAAAGATAATTTTTATGGTTTGGGAACTACCGTAAAACCGGTTAAGAAATTGGTTGACAGTGGTTTGTTAGGTTGGCCTTTAAAAGTTACGGTGAGCCGGCATACCGGGTACGACTGGAAATTTTTCTGGGTAGGCAAAGATAATTTACCTCCGGAACCAGTTCCGGCAGAGCTGGATTACAATGCATGGCTGGGTCCTGCGCCTTATAAACCTTATAGTACACACAGGGTGCACCAGACTTTCAGGGGATATTGGGATTATGATGGTGGGGGGTTGAGTGACATGGGGCAACATTATATTGATCCCATTCAGTACTTTTTAGGAAAGGATGACACCAGTCCGGTCTCTGTTGAAATTGATGCCCCTCAACAACATCCCGATGCTGTAGGGACATGGCGTAAAATAACTTATACGTATGCTGATGGTTGCCAGATTGTTTTAGATGGTGAGGCGAAAGATGCCAACGTAGCTTATATAGAAGGACCGAAGGGTAAATTGTATCCTGGATTCAAATCTGATATTCCGGATCTGGAACGTAAACTGGCAGCATTTCCTGATCCTGCCCCACAAATGACGGATTTTAGTGAGGCCGTAAGAACCAGACAGCAATTTGCTTTAAATGAGCAAAATGGACACCGTTCCTGTAACATCATTAATATTGGCCTTGCGGCCTTACGTTTGGGCCGTAACCTGAAATTTGATCCAATTAAGCAGGAATTTATTGATGATGAGGGTGCAAACAGATTAATTAATCCGGTAATGCGTGCCCCTTTTACCATTTAA
- a CDS encoding DnaJ C-terminal domain-containing protein gives MAFIDYYKTLGIDKTASQDEIKKAYRKLARKYHPDLNPNDKEANKLFQQINEANEALSDPEKRKKYDEYGENWKHADQYEQAKQSRSQQHSYQGSQNPFGGAGSGAYTAEDFGGGDFSEFFESMFGRSGGRQNRTDIKYKGQDYQAELKLNLTDAYKTHKQTLTVNGKNLRITIPAGIADGQVIKLGGQGGPGKNGGPNGDLYITFNIAEHPVFKRLNNDLYANQELDLYTAVLGGEVTTATFDGKVKLKVPAGTQNGTKVRLKNKGFPLYKKDGEFGNLFITYTIKIPTQLTEKQKELFKELQNLDQK, from the coding sequence ATGGCATTCATCGATTACTACAAAACACTCGGCATAGATAAAACAGCATCTCAGGATGAGATTAAAAAAGCCTACCGTAAGCTGGCCAGGAAATACCACCCCGATCTAAATCCCAACGACAAGGAGGCAAATAAACTTTTTCAGCAGATCAACGAGGCTAACGAAGCGCTAAGTGATCCCGAGAAGCGAAAAAAATACGATGAATATGGCGAAAACTGGAAACACGCCGATCAATATGAACAGGCAAAACAGTCCCGGTCGCAACAACATAGTTATCAGGGATCCCAAAATCCTTTTGGTGGAGCTGGTTCTGGAGCTTACACTGCGGAAGATTTTGGTGGAGGCGATTTTTCTGAATTCTTTGAATCCATGTTTGGTAGAAGCGGGGGCCGGCAAAACCGGACTGACATCAAGTATAAAGGACAGGATTATCAGGCCGAACTGAAGCTTAATCTTACAGATGCATACAAAACCCACAAGCAAACCTTAACTGTAAATGGTAAAAATCTGCGCATCACCATTCCGGCAGGTATAGCAGACGGACAGGTAATCAAGTTGGGGGGACAGGGCGGCCCGGGTAAAAACGGCGGCCCCAACGGCGATCTGTACATTACCTTTAATATTGCTGAACACCCCGTTTTCAAAAGGTTGAACAATGACCTGTATGCCAACCAGGAATTAGACCTGTATACAGCTGTGCTTGGTGGCGAGGTAACAACAGCAACCTTTGATGGAAAAGTAAAATTAAAAGTGCCCGCCGGAACACAAAACGGAACTAAAGTCAGGTTAAAAAACAAAGGCTTCCCCTTATATAAAAAGGATGGCGAATTCGGCAATCTCTTTATTACCTATACCATAAAAATTCCCACACAACTTACCGAAAAGCAAAAAGAACTGTTTAAAGAATTACAAAACCTGGATCAAAAATAA
- a CDS encoding chaperone modulator CbpM, with protein METEFITITDYCINYNIEPTFINLLEESGIITLTIINTEKYISLTQLNELEKYVHFHYDLQINIEGIDAIRHLLQKVSQMQEEIRDLKKQLRLHES; from the coding sequence ATGGAAACTGAATTCATCACCATAACAGACTACTGTATCAATTACAATATTGAACCTACCTTTATTAACCTGCTGGAAGAATCGGGTATCATTACCCTTACCATTATCAATACCGAAAAATACATCAGTTTAACACAGCTTAACGAACTGGAAAAGTATGTCCATTTTCATTATGACCTTCAGATCAATATCGAAGGCATAGATGCCATCCGTCACCTGCTCCAAAAGGTCAGCCAGATGCAGGAAGAAATCCGGGATCTCAAAAAACAATTGCGCCTGCACGAATCTTAA
- a CDS encoding M16 family metallopeptidase translates to MYNQTNFSNYMMRTTPFFILALLLHSITVFPQQKLDENMYFKKLPNGLEVLVVVDNTIPMATIEIACRNGSFTETNEFNGLSHLYEHLFFKANKDYPDYQSFDKKSNELDINSNATTREEVVNYFFTLPSSNLKPGLKFMNSAIRYPKFNKEDMQMENEVVNAEFTRQESNPMFALIDANKKHMWGADYSRKNIIGNHDVILSATPSKMDSIKNKYYWPNNAVLVIVGDVKVNETFNAVDEIFSSWKASPFDPFKKWPIPEFKPILKNDYYILETDKTQVPYMLFSWHGPDTRNDIPGTYIADVFSFIVNQNGSKLKQALINSGLAQVAEVNYYTQKYTGPISLMISPNPARVKDCYEEALKQIALWDEDDYLSDLQIERAKRLLSIDAIERREVAADYAHTLSFWWASASIDYYTHYEENLNKVTRKDLLDYVKRYIKDKPYCAGLLIHKNNAVTVKPQEFFKSTN, encoded by the coding sequence TTGTACAACCAAACAAACTTCAGCAACTATATGATGCGCACTACACCGTTTTTTATACTGGCTCTGCTCCTGCATTCCATCACAGTCTTCCCCCAACAGAAACTTGATGAGAACATGTACTTCAAGAAATTACCAAACGGACTTGAGGTATTAGTGGTGGTAGACAATACCATCCCTATGGCGACCATCGAAATTGCCTGCAGAAATGGTTCATTTACTGAAACTAACGAATTCAATGGCTTAAGCCATCTTTATGAACACCTCTTCTTTAAGGCCAATAAAGATTATCCGGATTATCAAAGTTTCGATAAAAAGAGCAATGAACTGGATATTAACTCAAATGCAACCACGCGTGAAGAAGTGGTCAATTACTTTTTTACCCTTCCCTCTTCCAATCTGAAACCTGGATTAAAATTTATGAATTCAGCCATCCGTTATCCTAAATTTAATAAAGAAGATATGCAGATGGAGAATGAAGTGGTAAATGCTGAATTTACACGCCAGGAGTCAAATCCAATGTTTGCACTAATAGATGCCAACAAAAAACACATGTGGGGTGCCGATTATTCACGGAAAAACATAATCGGGAACCACGATGTGATCCTGTCGGCCACACCATCCAAAATGGATTCCATTAAAAATAAATATTACTGGCCCAACAACGCTGTACTGGTTATAGTCGGCGATGTAAAAGTTAACGAAACTTTTAACGCAGTAGATGAAATCTTCAGCAGCTGGAAAGCCTCTCCATTCGATCCTTTTAAAAAATGGCCTATCCCTGAATTTAAGCCTATCCTTAAAAACGATTATTACATCCTCGAAACAGATAAGACCCAGGTGCCCTATATGCTGTTCAGCTGGCATGGGCCAGATACCAGAAATGATATCCCCGGAACCTATATTGCCGATGTATTCTCCTTCATTGTAAACCAGAATGGTTCAAAACTGAAACAAGCATTGATCAATTCAGGCCTGGCACAGGTAGCAGAGGTAAACTATTATACCCAAAAATATACCGGCCCCATCAGCTTGATGATTAGCCCCAACCCAGCCAGGGTCAAAGACTGTTATGAAGAAGCTTTAAAACAGATTGCACTTTGGGATGAAGACGATTACTTGTCCGACCTTCAGATAGAGCGTGCAAAACGCCTGCTTTCCATTGATGCAATAGAACGCCGTGAAGTAGCTGCAGATTATGCGCATACACTTTCTTTCTGGTGGGCATCTGCTTCTATAGATTATTATACGCATTACGAAGAAAATTTAAACAAGGTTACCCGGAAAGACCTGCTCGATTACGTTAAAAGGTATATCAAGGACAAACCTTACTGTGCAGGTTTATTGATCCATAAAAACAATGCTGTTACGGTGAAGCCCCAGGAATTCTTTAAATCAACCAATTAA
- a CDS encoding M16 family metallopeptidase, translated as MTKFYILSICLIFFLFNVKAQHKAVSFEVNGLKVILRQTQKETVSMSMYFRGGVMNYSPQQAGIENLALAAAATCGTKNYKVTDYQELADEYGIRINGSSTTDYGTISMDCISKYFEQGWKLFSDAVLNPAFDKSEFQTTKEKIVSGIYQRFSNPERRIEQMSMQSIFYGSPYSTDPMGTDATVKGFTADSVSHYYHTQLLNKNKMFLVVAGRISPEDLEKKISLAFASLKAAPYTPVAYTPKVIEGEHLVTEQRNLATNYMNCVLNAPAVSNPDYYPFMLAVNALSGNMFHEIRTKQGLSYAPGARIKKQQMPYITMYVSTTQPKKSFHAMAGVFRSIKAGNYSQKFLDAIKKEHRLRYYLHQESSSDIVEDLGEAEILGGYQMLENMVANIDKVTLSDMNTAFNTYTKGAIWLYLGDEQLGREAFK; from the coding sequence ATGACAAAATTCTATATATTATCTATTTGCCTTATCTTTTTCCTATTCAACGTTAAAGCGCAGCACAAAGCAGTTTCATTTGAGGTAAACGGACTAAAAGTTATTCTCAGGCAAACGCAAAAAGAAACGGTCAGCATGAGCATGTACTTCAGGGGTGGGGTAATGAATTATAGCCCTCAGCAGGCCGGCATAGAGAACCTCGCACTGGCGGCAGCAGCTACTTGCGGTACAAAAAACTATAAAGTAACCGATTACCAGGAGCTGGCCGATGAATACGGGATAAGAATTAACGGCTCATCCACAACAGATTACGGGACAATCAGCATGGATTGTATTTCCAAATATTTTGAACAGGGATGGAAATTATTTTCGGATGCAGTACTCAACCCTGCTTTCGACAAATCTGAATTTCAGACTACAAAGGAAAAGATAGTTTCGGGTATTTACCAGCGCTTTTCCAATCCCGAACGCAGAATAGAACAGATGTCCATGCAATCCATATTTTATGGCAGCCCCTATAGCACAGATCCCATGGGTACGGATGCAACAGTTAAAGGCTTTACGGCCGATAGTGTAAGCCACTATTACCATACCCAGCTGCTCAATAAAAATAAAATGTTTCTGGTTGTTGCCGGACGCATCAGCCCCGAGGATCTGGAAAAAAAGATCAGTCTTGCATTTGCTTCGCTTAAGGCCGCCCCGTATACACCAGTGGCATACACTCCGAAAGTAATTGAAGGCGAACACCTGGTTACCGAACAACGTAACCTCGCTACCAATTATATGAACTGTGTCCTGAATGCCCCTGCTGTAAGTAATCCCGATTATTATCCTTTTATGCTTGCTGTTAATGCTTTAAGTGGTAATATGTTTCATGAGATCAGGACTAAACAGGGATTGTCTTACGCCCCGGGTGCCAGAATAAAAAAGCAGCAAATGCCATATATCACTATGTATGTAAGTACTACACAGCCTAAAAAATCATTTCATGCAATGGCAGGTGTATTCAGGAGCATTAAGGCAGGGAATTACAGTCAGAAATTTCTAGACGCCATTAAAAAGGAGCACCGCCTCCGTTACTACCTGCATCAGGAAAGCTCAAGCGACATTGTGGAAGACCTTGGAGAAGCAGAAATACTTGGCGGATACCAGATGCTGGAAAACATGGTTGCGAATATAGATAAAGTTACACTAAGCGATATGAACACCGCTTTCAATACCTATACAAAAGGTGCAATCTGGCTTTATCTCGGCGATGAACAGTTGGGCCGGGAAGCATTTAAATAA
- a CDS encoding DUF47 domain-containing protein: MNSIFNFFSPKDKVFQPLFEQAGNNLVDISEALVNAVNAPDQKKRKEYIREVEKLEQAGDDITHSVFMGLGKTFITPFDREDIHALISSLDDIADYIYAAAMNIDLYNIKAINTAMINLAELLLEMCTDLNKAIRELRSFKNTALIAEVCLRINAGESRADRICNTEVASLFDNEQDAIELIKQKEVLQMLEMASDKCDDAANVLETILVKNA; the protein is encoded by the coding sequence ATGAACAGCATTTTTAATTTCTTTAGCCCGAAAGACAAAGTCTTCCAGCCTTTATTTGAACAGGCCGGAAATAATCTGGTTGATATTTCTGAGGCACTGGTCAATGCAGTAAATGCTCCCGACCAAAAAAAAAGAAAAGAATATATCAGGGAAGTTGAAAAACTGGAACAGGCCGGAGATGACATTACACATTCTGTTTTTATGGGCCTGGGCAAAACATTTATTACTCCTTTTGACAGGGAAGATATCCATGCGCTCATCAGTTCGCTGGATGACATTGCCGACTATATTTACGCTGCCGCAATGAATATTGACCTATACAATATTAAAGCTATAAACACAGCCATGATCAACCTGGCCGAACTGCTGCTCGAAATGTGCACAGACCTGAACAAAGCCATAAGGGAGCTCCGCAGTTTCAAAAATACTGCCCTCATTGCCGAAGTATGTTTAAGGATAAATGCAGGTGAAAGCCGGGCCGACCGCATCTGCAATACTGAAGTAGCCAGTTTGTTTGACAACGAACAGGATGCCATTGAACTGATCAAACAAAAGGAAGTCTTGCAAATGCTGGAAATGGCCAGTGATAAATGCGACGATGCAGCCAATGTGCTGGAAACCATTTTAGTCAAAAATGCATAG
- a CDS encoding alkaline phosphatase PhoX encodes MTKNLFKRKTLAFALAGFVAAAVAVTACKKDKKNGTESPVELKDFSVNPSLVKSLSGFEGLKITTLISSDDILPESPGFVFGAQPDGAGIIKNPNGSGFIMINNHEILQSVSRVYLDKNFKPVKGEYIVDSDGGMTRLCSATMATPEEHGFSKPVFLTAGESGVESMIHAIDPLAPADKKNNQRTLKALGRWSAENAVPLPKGTFTGKTVILIGEDETDGQLAMYLSNTPGDLENGKLYVMKRTNNDPVETNMTKGQSYDVEFVELDNVKSSTGAQLQQQTIDKKALSLSRVEDIDYRKGSAANGREVYFTATGVSQADKLSPVAGRTMWGRVYKLVFDEGNPLKGKLEVAVDGGDNPGKSIVNPDNLCVTENYVYIQEDGDSFYKNNDHDGTIWQFSMAGKSLKPMLQMNHRRTETAFNAKYNPSNSQLLSSWEYGAMYDISNLTGIPDTFVVNLHPHTWTDAKYKNADGGTTRLVDNSEGGQVVIVRGIAR; translated from the coding sequence ATGACAAAAAATCTATTCAAAAGAAAAACGCTGGCATTTGCCCTAGCCGGTTTTGTTGCTGCAGCTGTAGCAGTAACAGCTTGTAAAAAGGACAAAAAAAATGGGACAGAAAGTCCGGTTGAACTGAAAGACTTTTCTGTAAATCCATCCCTGGTAAAATCACTGAGCGGTTTTGAGGGGCTTAAGATCACTACACTGATCAGTTCAGATGATATTTTACCTGAGTCCCCGGGTTTTGTCTTTGGTGCCCAGCCTGATGGCGCAGGAATCATTAAAAACCCGAATGGCAGTGGTTTCATCATGATCAATAACCACGAAATCCTTCAATCGGTTTCCAGGGTATACCTCGACAAGAATTTTAAACCGGTTAAAGGGGAATACATTGTAGATTCGGACGGTGGTATGACCCGCTTGTGTTCTGCTACAATGGCAACACCCGAAGAACATGGTTTTTCTAAACCTGTATTCCTTACTGCAGGTGAAAGTGGTGTTGAATCGATGATCCATGCCATTGATCCTTTGGCACCAGCCGATAAAAAAAACAACCAGCGGACCTTAAAAGCTTTGGGAAGATGGAGTGCCGAGAACGCAGTTCCATTGCCTAAAGGAACTTTTACCGGTAAAACTGTAATCCTGATTGGTGAAGATGAAACAGACGGACAACTGGCCATGTATTTATCCAATACCCCCGGAGACCTTGAAAACGGAAAGTTATACGTAATGAAGCGTACAAATAACGACCCTGTTGAAACCAATATGACCAAGGGACAAAGCTATGATGTTGAGTTTGTAGAACTGGACAATGTAAAATCAAGTACCGGGGCACAATTACAGCAACAGACAATCGACAAAAAAGCACTATCACTTTCGCGTGTTGAAGATATCGACTACAGAAAAGGCAGCGCTGCCAATGGCCGTGAGGTTTATTTTACCGCAACAGGTGTGAGCCAGGCTGATAAACTCAGCCCGGTAGCAGGCAGGACCATGTGGGGCCGCGTGTATAAACTTGTTTTTGATGAGGGTAACCCATTGAAAGGAAAACTGGAAGTGGCTGTTGATGGTGGTGATAATCCCGGTAAAAGTATAGTCAACCCAGATAACCTTTGTGTAACTGAAAACTATGTGTACATACAGGAAGATGGGGATTCATTTTACAAAAACAATGATCACGACGGCACCATCTGGCAGTTCAGCATGGCCGGCAAATCGCTGAAGCCGATGTTACAGATGAATCACCGCAGAACTGAAACAGCTTTCAATGCTAAATATAACCCCTCAAACAGCCAGCTCTTAAGTTCATGGGAATACGGTGCGATGTATGACATCTCAAATTTAACAGGTATTCCTGATACTTTTGTTGTGAATCTTCACCCCCATACCTGGACCGATGCAAAATATAAAAATGCTGATGGCGGAACAACCCGCCTGGTAGACAATAGCGAAGGCGGACAAGTTGTAATTGTACGTGGAATAGCAAGATAA
- a CDS encoding cytochrome c peroxidase produces the protein MTGIKQTIAFVFILTTTTLLSIFCTQKQPAAELVKTRFNKELTLLQTIVNKDLFTAVQQKNKKKIKKAFIAARAQYKKIEYYVAYFFPSTSEMINGAPIDEIELGENLIEKPTGFQVMEELIYETPTTENRDELLNQVRKMQLNLKRMDRYNQQYEITDAQIFDAIRLEIFRITSLGITGFDSPAALQSLPEAAAALIGITNALNTYGANDDLDKALKTAIAQLSTAKDFNDFNRLDFITLHLQPISIKADQLRQELKINTAASGSALQDDAVSMFQKNAFNLNKFVGNYTEYITKDKTTLGKLLFNSNILSRAGNRSCASCHHEAKAFTDGLVTAKGLKGTLLRNTPTLIYAGLQRGFFYDLKAGSLEDQALDVVHHKNEMDGSLTAAAKKINQDKMYATSFAKAFNDKTGKANPWRIQHALATYIRSLSPFSSKLDKYMQGDKTQLNVQEKSGFNLFMGKGKCGTCHFAPLFNGTQAPLFQKSEAEVLGVPAHPDTANAKIDKDEGRFTLNPYPQYKYAFKTTTLRNLSKTAPYMHNGVYKTLEEVLNFYNRGGGAGIGIALDNQTLQAEPLNLSPKEIQDIIAFLNTMDDQ, from the coding sequence ATGACCGGCATCAAACAAACCATAGCATTTGTATTTATTTTAACCACTACTACGCTCCTCTCTATCTTTTGCACGCAAAAACAGCCAGCAGCAGAACTGGTAAAAACCCGTTTTAATAAAGAACTGACCTTGCTTCAAACCATCGTAAACAAAGATCTTTTTACTGCAGTACAGCAGAAAAATAAGAAAAAAATAAAAAAAGCCTTTATCGCGGCAAGGGCACAATATAAAAAAATAGAATATTATGTAGCGTATTTTTTCCCTTCCACCTCTGAAATGATCAATGGAGCTCCCATCGATGAAATAGAATTGGGTGAAAACCTGATAGAAAAGCCTACAGGCTTCCAGGTAATGGAAGAGCTGATCTATGAAACACCGACAACTGAAAACCGGGACGAGCTGCTCAACCAGGTCAGGAAAATGCAGCTGAACTTAAAGCGTATGGACCGGTACAACCAGCAATATGAAATTACAGATGCACAAATATTCGATGCCATCAGACTCGAGATTTTCCGCATCACCAGTCTGGGGATTACAGGCTTCGACAGCCCTGCAGCCTTGCAATCTTTGCCCGAAGCAGCAGCAGCGCTTATTGGCATTACAAATGCATTAAACACATACGGAGCAAATGATGACCTGGATAAAGCACTTAAAACTGCAATTGCACAACTAAGTACTGCAAAAGATTTTAACGACTTTAACAGGCTTGACTTTATAACGTTACACCTGCAACCCATCAGCATCAAAGCAGATCAGCTACGTCAGGAATTGAAGATCAATACCGCAGCCAGCGGCTCTGCCCTGCAGGATGATGCGGTAAGTATGTTTCAAAAGAATGCCTTTAATCTCAATAAATTTGTTGGCAACTATACGGAATACATAACTAAAGACAAGACCACCCTGGGGAAATTGCTGTTCAACAGTAACATTTTATCCAGGGCCGGAAACCGCAGCTGCGCCAGCTGTCATCATGAGGCTAAAGCATTTACTGACGGACTTGTAACTGCTAAGGGATTAAAAGGAACACTTTTACGAAATACCCCGACTTTAATTTATGCTGGACTGCAGCGTGGTTTTTTTTACGATCTTAAAGCAGGTTCCCTGGAAGACCAGGCCCTGGATGTTGTACACCATAAAAACGAAATGGACGGTTCATTAACAGCAGCGGCCAAAAAAATTAATCAGGACAAAATGTACGCAACATCATTTGCAAAAGCCTTTAACGACAAAACTGGTAAAGCCAACCCATGGCGCATCCAGCATGCACTGGCCACCTATATCCGCTCCCTTTCTCCTTTTTCATCTAAACTGGACAAATATATGCAGGGGGATAAAACCCAGCTAAATGTGCAGGAAAAATCCGGGTTTAACTTGTTTATGGGAAAAGGTAAGTGCGGAACCTGCCACTTTGCGCCCTTATTTAATGGTACTCAGGCCCCATTGTTTCAGAAAAGTGAAGCGGAAGTATTGGGCGTACCGGCGCATCCTGATACAGCTAATGCTAAAATTGACAAAGATGAGGGCCGTTTTACACTTAATCCTTATCCTCAATATAAATATGCCTTTAAAACTACTACACTGCGTAACCTTTCAAAAACAGCGCCTTATATGCACAACGGGGTGTACAAAACACTTGAAGAGGTTTTAAATTTTTACAATCGTGGTGGAGGTGCCGGTATTGGGATTGCGCTAGACAACCAGACCCTGCAGGCAGAGCCTTTAAACCTTAGCCCCAAAGAAATACAGGACATCATTGCATTTTTAAACACAATGGATGATCAATAA
- a CDS encoding SulP family inorganic anion transporter: MKPFLHLFDFSQKINYKTEVLAGLTVAMTMMPESLSFAILAGLPPLSGLYAAFIMGLVTSVFGGRPGLISGGAGATVIVLIALMKSHGLDYVFAAVAMAGLFQLAVGLFKLGKFVRLVPQPVMFGFVNGLAIVIFMAQLEQFKVNINGELVWMSGKTLYVMLGLVTLTIAITILWPKITKAIPASLVAILAVFVLVLGFNIDTKTVKDIAAVGGGFPPFHIPKVPLTFETLQVIFPYALIMAAVGLTEGLLTLNLVDEITGTQGNGNRECLAQGSANLLNGFFYGMGGCPMIAQTLVNLSAGARARLSGIIAAITILIIILFGAPLIEKVPMAALTGVMIMVAIGTFEWMSFRIINKMPRQDIFVGILVALITVWLHNLALAVLIGVIISALVFAWESAKRIRARKYTDENGVKHYELYGPLFFGSVAGFMEKFDITNDPEKVVIDFRDSRIADMSGIEALNKLTERYRKTGKQLQLKHLSNDCRLLLKNADGVIAVNILEDPT, from the coding sequence ATGAAACCATTCCTGCACTTATTTGATTTTTCGCAAAAAATAAACTACAAAACAGAGGTCCTGGCGGGATTGACAGTAGCCATGACCATGATGCCCGAATCCCTGTCTTTCGCTATACTTGCCGGTTTACCACCATTGTCTGGTTTGTACGCAGCCTTTATCATGGGTTTGGTAACCTCCGTTTTTGGTGGCAGGCCAGGCTTAATCTCCGGAGGTGCAGGGGCAACTGTCATTGTACTGATCGCACTGATGAAATCACATGGCCTGGATTATGTATTTGCCGCTGTCGCCATGGCAGGACTGTTTCAGTTGGCGGTAGGCTTGTTTAAACTCGGAAAGTTTGTACGCCTCGTGCCACAGCCTGTTATGTTTGGTTTTGTCAACGGCCTCGCCATCGTCATTTTCATGGCACAGCTGGAGCAGTTTAAGGTAAATATAAACGGAGAACTGGTCTGGATGAGCGGAAAAACCCTGTACGTAATGCTGGGTCTGGTTACTTTAACCATTGCCATCACCATTTTGTGGCCAAAAATAACCAAAGCCATTCCCGCTTCCCTGGTAGCCATTCTTGCTGTTTTTGTGCTTGTATTGGGTTTTAATATAGATACCAAAACGGTTAAAGATATAGCCGCAGTTGGCGGGGGCTTTCCTCCCTTTCACATCCCGAAAGTCCCACTTACTTTCGAAACCCTGCAGGTCATATTTCCCTATGCCTTAATTATGGCGGCTGTGGGCTTAACCGAAGGACTTTTAACCTTAAACCTGGTGGACGAGATTACCGGTACCCAGGGAAATGGAAATAGAGAATGTCTGGCTCAGGGTAGCGCAAACCTGCTTAACGGCTTTTTTTATGGCATGGGGGGCTGTCCCATGATCGCACAGACACTGGTTAACCTGTCTGCCGGAGCCAGAGCCCGTTTGTCTGGCATTATTGCCGCTATAACCATTCTGATCATTATTTTATTTGGTGCTCCATTGATAGAGAAAGTACCTATGGCAGCCTTAACGGGTGTAATGATCATGGTAGCTATTGGTACTTTTGAATGGATGAGTTTCAGGATCATCAACAAAATGCCGCGGCAAGATATTTTTGTAGGCATTTTAGTTGCCCTGATTACCGTCTGGCTGCACAACCTGGCTTTGGCAGTGCTCATCGGTGTTATCATTTCTGCACTGGTTTTTGCCTGGGAAAGTGCCAAAAGGATCAGGGCAAGAAAATATACAGATGAAAACGGAGTAAAACATTATGAACTGTATGGCCCTTTGTTTTTTGGTTCAGTAGCCGGATTTATGGAAAAATTTGATATTACCAATGATCCGGAAAAAGTGGTCATCGATTTTCGGGACAGCAGAATTGCAGATATGTCTGGCATAGAAGCCCTGAACAAACTTACTGAACGGTACAGAAAAACGGGAAAACAACTGCAACTGAAACATTTAAGCAATGATTGCAGACTGCTACTCAAAAATGCCGATGGGGTGATTGCAGTCAATATTCTGGAAGATCCGACCTAA